In Cheilinus undulatus unplaced genomic scaffold, ASM1832078v1 Contig1, whole genome shotgun sequence, a genomic segment contains:
- the LOC121506600 gene encoding macrophage receptor MARCO-like isoform X2 produces the protein METFEDTMAQVSFAQTNPLFDASLNRNDLYSSQPEDKRPARSSRPGCLYFIVFYLILHTVLIAGLIYKEFKSFLSDPQKSNHMDGHLGNNFQTLLQNNSQETKNLRSRLWALQSQVDDLCGADGQIHRLTSDMKLLNTSTQKLDGKLTSISLKAGPPGPVGAQGSPGPRGAKGDTGDAGRSGIPGAPGPKGGKGDRGNDGQRGPPGNQGPSAKGEKGDPGLQGPRGAKGDTGDAGRSGIPGAPGPKGGKGDRGNDGQRGPPGNQGPSAKGEKGDPGLQGPRGAKGDTGDAGRSGIPGAPGPKGGKGDRGNDGQRGPPGPIGSRGLKGAVGPPGPPGPKGEQWVSPNVRLVPAGSRGRVEVKYNSEWGTVCDDGFDTVDGKVICRMLGFQHATETFTATSGTGKIWLDDLACVGTEGDIFDCPHSGIGVNNCGHSEDAGVSCA, from the exons ATGGAGACATTTGAGGACACGATGGCTCAAGTGTCGTTCGCTCAGACTAACCCGCTGTTTGACGCGTCTCTGAACAGGAATGATCTCTACAGCTCTCAGCCTGAAG atAAGAGGCCGGCCAGGTCTAGTAGACCCGGGTGCTTGTACTTCATTGTTTTTTACCTCATCCTGCACACTGTCCTCATTGCAGGCCTCATTTATAAAG AGTTCAAGTCTTTCCTGTCAGACCCTCAGAAGTCCAATCACATGGACGGACATCTAGGCAACAACTTCCAGACTCTTCTTCAAAACAACAGCCAAGAAACAAAGAACCTGAGGAGTCGTCTGTGGGCGCTGCAGAGCCAG GTTGATGACCTGTGCGGGGCGGATGGTCAGATTCACCGACTGACGTCTGACATGAAGCTGCTCAACACCAGCACTCAAAAACTGGATGGGAAACTGACCAGCATCAGCCTCAAAGCAG GTCCTCCTGGTCCAGTCGGGGCACAGGGGTCCCCAG GTCCCCGTGGAGCGAAGGGTGACACCGGGGATGCAGGAAGATCAG GAATACCGGGTGCTCCTGGGCCCAAGGGAGGAAAGGGAGACAGAGGAAATGACGGTCAACGAGGACCTCCAG GAAACCAAGGACCAAGTGcaaagggagaaaaaggagaCCCGGGGCTCCAAG GTCCCCGTGGAGCGAAGGGTGACACCGGGGATGCAGGAAGATCAG GAATACCGGGTGCTCCTGGGCCCAAGGGAGGAAAGGGAGACAGAGGAAACGACGGTCAACGAGGACCTCCAG GAAACCAAGGACCAAGTGcaaagggagaaaaaggagaCCCGGGGCTCCAAG GTCCCCGTGGAGCGAAGGGTGACACCGGGGATGCAGGAAGATCAG GAATACCGGGTGCTCCTGGGCCCAAGGGAGGAAAGGGAGACAGAGGAAACGACGGTCAACGAGGACCTCCAG GTCCGATTGGATCTCGTGGTTTGAAAGGGGCTGTTG gtCCTCCTGGACCCCCAGGACCTAAAGGAGAACAATGGGTCAGCC CAAATGTGCGTCTCGTGCCGGCGGGGAGCCGAGGCCGTGTGGAGGTGAAGTACAACAGTGAGTGGGGCACAGTTTGTGATGACGGCTTTGACACCGTGGACGGCAAAGTGATCTGTAGGATGCTTGGCTTTCAACATGCCACTGAGACCTTCACTGCTACCTCAG
- the LOC121506600 gene encoding macrophage receptor MARCO-like isoform X1, producing METFEDTMAQVSFAQTNPLFDASLNRNDLYSSQPEDKRPARSSRPGCLYFIVFYLILHTVLIAGLIYKEFKSFLSDPQKSNHMDGHLGNNFQTLLQNNSQETKNLRSRLWALQSQVDDLCGADGQIHRLTSDMKLLNTSTQKLDGKLTSISLKAGPPGPVGAQGSPGPRGAKGDTGDAGRSGIPGAPGPKGGKGDRGNDGQRGPPGNQGPSAKGEKGDPGLQGPRGAKGDTGDAGRSGIPGAPGPKGGKGDRGNDGQRGPPGPSGPAGAQGSPGQKGSKGDGGTVGPKGDLGPKGEKGGAGQPGPTGPPGPPGNQGPSAKGEKGDPGLQGPRGAKGDTGDAGRSGIPGAPGPKGGKGDRGNDGQRGPPGPIGSRGLKGAVGPPGPPGPKGEQWVSPNVRLVPAGSRGRVEVKYNSEWGTVCDDGFDTVDGKVICRMLGFQHATETFTATSGTGKIWLDDLACVGTEGDIFDCPHSGIGVNNCGHSEDAGVSCA from the exons ATGGAGACATTTGAGGACACGATGGCTCAAGTGTCGTTCGCTCAGACTAACCCGCTGTTTGACGCGTCTCTGAACAGGAATGATCTCTACAGCTCTCAGCCTGAAG atAAGAGGCCGGCCAGGTCTAGTAGACCCGGGTGCTTGTACTTCATTGTTTTTTACCTCATCCTGCACACTGTCCTCATTGCAGGCCTCATTTATAAAG AGTTCAAGTCTTTCCTGTCAGACCCTCAGAAGTCCAATCACATGGACGGACATCTAGGCAACAACTTCCAGACTCTTCTTCAAAACAACAGCCAAGAAACAAAGAACCTGAGGAGTCGTCTGTGGGCGCTGCAGAGCCAG GTTGATGACCTGTGCGGGGCGGATGGTCAGATTCACCGACTGACGTCTGACATGAAGCTGCTCAACACCAGCACTCAAAAACTGGATGGGAAACTGACCAGCATCAGCCTCAAAGCAG GTCCTCCTGGTCCAGTCGGGGCACAGGGGTCCCCAG GTCCCCGTGGAGCGAAGGGTGACACCGGGGATGCAGGAAGATCAG GAATACCGGGTGCTCCTGGGCCCAAGGGAGGAAAGGGAGACAGAGGAAATGACGGTCAACGAGGACCTCCAG GAAACCAAGGACCAAGTGcaaagggagaaaaaggagaCCCGGGGCTCCAAG GTCCCCGTGGAGCGAAGGGTGACACCGGGGATGCAGGAAGATCAG GAATACCGGGTGCTCCTGGGCCCAAGGGAGGAAAGGGAGACAGAGGAAACGACGGTCAACGAGGACCTCCAG GTCCTTCTGGTCCAGCCGGGGCCCAGGGATCTCCAGGACAGAAGGGGTCTAAAG GTGATGGGGGTACTGTTGGCCCAAAAGGAGACCTGGGACCcaaaggagagaaaggaggTGCCG GCCAGCCTGGACCCACTGGACCTCCTGGACCACCCG GAAACCAAGGACCAAGTGcaaagggagaaaaaggagaCCCGGGGCTCCAAG GTCCCCGTGGAGCGAAGGGTGACACCGGGGATGCAGGAAGATCAG GAATACCGGGTGCTCCTGGGCCCAAGGGAGGAAAGGGAGACAGAGGAAACGACGGTCAACGAGGACCTCCAG GTCCGATTGGATCTCGTGGTTTGAAAGGGGCTGTTG gtCCTCCTGGACCCCCAGGACCTAAAGGAGAACAATGGGTCAGCC CAAATGTGCGTCTCGTGCCGGCGGGGAGCCGAGGCCGTGTGGAGGTGAAGTACAACAGTGAGTGGGGCACAGTTTGTGATGACGGCTTTGACACCGTGGACGGCAAAGTGATCTGTAGGATGCTTGGCTTTCAACATGCCACTGAGACCTTCACTGCTACCTCAG